A window of Pseudomonas monteilii contains these coding sequences:
- a CDS encoding cell division protein FtsW (integral membrane protein involved in stabilizing FstZ ring during cell division) yields the protein MIFNVIKPYPSPLISGRGIDLDFAFLAGCLALLGLGLVMITSASSEVAAVQSGNPLYHMFRHLVYVALGLGACGVTMLVPIATWQRMGFTMLLCAFGLLVLVLVPGIGREVNGSMRWIGFSFFNVQPSEIAKVFVVIYLAGYLVRRQQEVRESWMGFFKPFIVLLPMAGLLLMEPDFGATVVMMGAAAAMLFLGGVGLFRFSLMVVLAVVAVFVLVQAQPYRMARLITFTDPWSDQFGSGYQLTQALIAFGRGEWLGVGLGNSVQKQFYLPEAHTDFVFSVLAEELGVVGSLVTVALFVFVTVRALYIGLWAEKAKQFFAAYMAFGLSFLWIGQFLINIGVNVGLLPTKGLTLPFLSYGGSSLVICCACVGLLLRIEWESRTHLGSEEHEFNESDFAEEPAHGR from the coding sequence ATGATCTTCAACGTCATCAAGCCGTATCCCTCGCCGCTGATCAGCGGCCGTGGCATCGACCTGGACTTCGCCTTCCTGGCCGGCTGCCTGGCATTGCTCGGCCTGGGGCTGGTGATGATCACCTCGGCGTCGTCGGAAGTGGCGGCCGTGCAGTCCGGCAACCCGCTGTACCACATGTTCCGGCACCTGGTGTACGTGGCGCTGGGCCTCGGCGCCTGCGGCGTGACCATGCTGGTGCCGATCGCCACCTGGCAGCGCATGGGCTTCACCATGCTGCTGTGCGCCTTCGGGCTGCTGGTGCTGGTGCTGGTGCCCGGCATCGGGCGCGAGGTCAACGGTTCGATGCGCTGGATCGGCTTCAGCTTCTTCAACGTGCAGCCTTCGGAGATCGCCAAGGTCTTCGTGGTCATCTACCTGGCCGGCTACCTGGTGCGCCGCCAGCAGGAAGTGCGCGAGAGCTGGATGGGCTTCTTCAAGCCGTTCATCGTGCTGCTGCCCATGGCGGGCCTGTTGCTGATGGAGCCCGACTTCGGCGCCACCGTGGTGATGATGGGCGCCGCCGCCGCCATGCTGTTTCTCGGCGGGGTGGGGCTGTTCCGCTTCAGCCTGATGGTGGTACTGGCCGTGGTGGCGGTGTTCGTGCTGGTACAGGCCCAGCCTTACCGGATGGCCCGTCTGATCACCTTCACCGACCCCTGGTCCGACCAGTTCGGTTCGGGCTACCAGTTGACCCAGGCGCTGATCGCCTTCGGCCGTGGCGAATGGCTGGGCGTGGGCCTGGGCAACAGCGTGCAGAAGCAGTTCTACCTGCCCGAAGCGCACACCGACTTCGTGTTCTCGGTACTGGCCGAGGAGCTGGGCGTGGTCGGCTCGCTGGTCACCGTGGCGCTGTTCGTGTTCGTCACCGTGCGCGCCCTGTACATCGGCCTGTGGGCCGAGAAAGCCAAGCAATTCTTCGCGGCCTACATGGCCTTCGGCCTGTCCTTCCTGTGGATCGGTCAGTTCCTGATCAACATCGGCGTGAACGTCGGTCTGCTGCCGACCAAAGGGCTGACCTTGCCCTTCCTCAGCTACGGGGGCAGCTCGCTGGTGATCTGCTGTGCCTGCGTCGGGCTGTTGCTGCGCATCGAGTGGGAGAGCCGGACGCACCTGGGCAGCGAGGAGCATGAGTTCAACGAAAGTGATTTTGCCGAGGAGCCTGCCCATGGCCGATGA